A region from the uncultured Holophaga sp. genome encodes:
- a CDS encoding DPP IV N-terminal domain-containing protein has product MKRLLFSTLILSLAGSGLMGGQTPAASHGASLLAELVATRDFTNGFPLKPTLTPDGSALLFLRSGARDRNLALYEMSARTGELRCLFTAAQLQGGAAESISVEERARRERMRETASGLTSYQLSEDGARILIPLSGKVYLADRQTGRVQVLPGQGWIDPQFSPDGKHLAGVIQGQLQVVDLDSLQLRPLSPAGTGDLSYGTAEFAAQEELGRHSGFWWSPDSRRLLLQETDESGVERLHIADPGDPAKAPVAFAYPRAGRANARVRLGLVSLEGGAITWLHWEGGRFPYLARVLWEKGAPLSLVVATRDQREVRVLTVDDPGGDPRVLLAEKDGAWVNLERQGGSPQWLPEGQGLLWMTETRGDTQLELRDPHGQLVRVLTPLGFHCKAVLDVDVPGGSLTVSGGPDSMATALYRVSLAGGEPVRVGEGTGQHSAVFSRDHGSWVETAVTPSGRSMVLHRPGGAALAVPSVAQLPPASPAETFVRVGKERRFDAVLVRPRAFNPRKRYPVILEVYAGPGVKMVTQGRRDSQLAQWMADQGYIVVSLDGRGTPGNGRGWERAISGNLIEVPLADQVEGLKLLGARFPEMDLSRVGVIGASFGGYMAAMATLRHPEVFRCGVDISGVTDWEDYDTCYTERYLGTPASNPDGYRKSNVLSYVDQLQRPLLIIHGVADDNVYFCHALKLSEALLRAGKPFEFLPLPGTHLLGSSDPGLRSRMLEREMEFFRRNLKP; this is encoded by the coding sequence ATGAAGCGATTGCTCTTCTCCACCCTGATCCTGAGTCTGGCGGGCAGCGGCCTGATGGGAGGGCAGACGCCTGCGGCCTCCCATGGCGCCTCCCTGCTGGCCGAGCTGGTGGCGACCCGGGACTTCACCAACGGCTTTCCTCTCAAACCCACCTTGACTCCGGATGGAAGTGCTCTGCTCTTCCTCCGCAGCGGAGCCCGGGACCGGAACCTGGCCCTCTATGAGATGTCAGCCCGCACCGGGGAGCTCCGCTGCCTTTTCACCGCGGCCCAGCTTCAGGGTGGGGCTGCGGAGTCCATCAGCGTAGAGGAGCGGGCCCGGCGGGAGCGCATGCGGGAGACCGCCAGCGGGCTCACTTCCTACCAGCTCTCCGAGGATGGCGCCCGGATCCTGATCCCCCTGTCGGGGAAGGTCTATCTGGCGGACCGGCAGACCGGCCGCGTACAGGTGTTGCCGGGCCAGGGCTGGATCGACCCCCAGTTCTCCCCGGATGGGAAACACCTGGCCGGGGTGATCCAGGGGCAGCTCCAGGTGGTGGACCTGGACTCGCTGCAGTTGCGGCCTCTCAGCCCGGCGGGCACCGGGGATCTCAGCTACGGAACGGCGGAGTTCGCCGCCCAGGAGGAGCTGGGCCGCCATAGCGGCTTCTGGTGGTCACCGGATTCCAGGCGGCTGCTGCTCCAGGAGACGGATGAGTCCGGGGTGGAGCGTCTCCATATCGCCGATCCCGGCGATCCCGCCAAGGCCCCCGTGGCCTTCGCCTACCCCCGGGCGGGCCGGGCCAATGCCCGGGTGCGGCTCGGACTGGTTTCCCTGGAGGGGGGTGCCATCACCTGGCTTCACTGGGAGGGTGGGCGCTTTCCCTATCTGGCCCGGGTGCTGTGGGAGAAGGGGGCTCCCCTGAGCCTGGTGGTGGCCACCCGGGACCAGCGGGAAGTCCGGGTCCTCACGGTGGATGATCCGGGAGGCGATCCCCGGGTCCTTTTGGCGGAGAAGGATGGGGCCTGGGTCAATCTCGAGCGCCAGGGAGGCAGTCCCCAGTGGCTGCCAGAAGGGCAGGGGCTGCTCTGGATGACGGAGACCCGTGGGGACACCCAGTTGGAGCTGCGGGATCCCCACGGGCAGCTTGTCCGGGTCCTCACGCCCCTGGGTTTCCACTGCAAGGCGGTTCTGGATGTGGATGTCCCGGGGGGGAGCCTCACGGTCTCCGGTGGGCCGGACTCCATGGCGACGGCCCTCTACCGGGTGTCCCTGGCGGGGGGCGAGCCGGTGCGGGTCGGGGAGGGCACGGGACAGCACAGCGCCGTCTTCTCCAGGGACCACGGCAGCTGGGTTGAGACTGCGGTGACGCCTTCGGGGCGCAGCATGGTCCTGCACCGGCCCGGGGGGGCAGCCCTGGCGGTGCCCTCCGTGGCCCAGCTTCCCCCTGCGTCCCCCGCCGAGACCTTCGTGCGGGTGGGGAAGGAGCGGCGCTTCGACGCCGTGCTGGTGCGGCCCCGGGCCTTCAATCCCCGCAAGCGCTATCCCGTCATCCTGGAGGTCTATGCCGGGCCCGGGGTGAAGATGGTGACCCAGGGACGGCGGGACAGCCAGCTGGCCCAGTGGATGGCCGACCAGGGCTACATCGTGGTCTCCCTGGACGGGCGGGGCACGCCGGGAAACGGTCGGGGCTGGGAGCGGGCGATCTCCGGCAACCTCATCGAGGTGCCCCTGGCGGACCAGGTGGAGGGGCTCAAGCTCCTGGGGGCACGCTTTCCCGAGATGGATCTCAGCCGGGTGGGGGTGATCGGGGCCTCCTTCGGGGGCTACATGGCCGCCATGGCGACGCTGCGCCATCCCGAGGTCTTCCGCTGTGGCGTGGACATCTCGGGTGTGACGGACTGGGAGGACTATGACACCTGCTACACCGAGCGCTACCTGGGCACCCCAGCCTCCAATCCCGACGGCTACCGGAAGAGCAACGTGCTCAGTTATGTGGACCAGCTGCAGCGCCCCCTGCTCATCATCCACGGTGTGGCCGATGACAACGTCTACTTCTGCCATGCCCTCAAGCTCTCGGAGGCCCTGCTGAGGGCCGGAAAGCCCTTCGAGTTCCTGCCCCTGCCGGGCACCCACCTGCTGGGCTCCAGCGATCCGGGGCTCCGGAGTCGGATGCTGGAGCGGGAGATGGAGTTCTTCCGGCGCAACCTGAAGCCCTGA
- a CDS encoding adenosylcobalamin-dependent ribonucleoside-diphosphate reductase, whose product MKISRHFTKQGSDPLEGIPFVPRTSRITKLDGKVVFEAKDVMVPESWSQVAVDILAQKYFRRKGIDAQDGGETDSRQVFHRLAGCWRHWGESFGYFNGKEDAKAFYDELTYMLANQMCAPNSPQWFNTGLHFAYGIAGPAQGHSYVDPKTGELTRSTSAYERPQPHACFIQSVQDDLVNPGGIMDLWEREARIFKYGSGTGSNYSKIRGAEEPLSGGGRSSGLMSFLQVGDRAAGAIKSGGTTRRAAKMVCLDLDHPDIEPFILWKVNEERKVTMLAAGSQMMARHWNAFCESVEGHPERDANPKTNERLRKAVAKAKKDGAAPAFLSQCLARLAQGDFDRDIHTYDTNWDGEGYATVAGMNSNNSVRVPDAFMRAVEADGEWELKRRVDGKVSRTLKARDLWKKVNYAAWACADPGVQFNTTINDWHTCPEDGPINASNPCSEYMFLDDTACNLASLNLCAFLTDDGGFDLEGYRHAIRIWTMVLEISVLMAQFPSETIAKLSYEFRTLGLGYANLGAMLMRLGIPYDSPEGTQWCAALTAILTGDAYAASAEMAAEQGPFPGYERNREHMLRVIRNHRRAAYNAEVSEYENLCIAPQGLTGEGVPKSLVQAAHQSWDRALELGEAHGFRNAQVSVLAPTGTIGLLMDCDTTGVEPDFALVKFKKLAGGGYFKLVNRAIPEALARLGYSTRQIQDIERHVVGWQEISDETPGITRKELLAKGWTLEELTAIEEKLPTAFDPAFALDVERLKRDFSESAVATFLEALAGSMTVEGAPHLKVEHLPIFDCANRCGRKGQRLIAPLGHIRMMGAAQPFLSGAISKTINLAAETSMEEVGDIYKASWELMLKAVALYRDGSKMSQALATNLEQLDGIDVLEDEAASVVEKTQVMAEALSHQVVRTYRKKLPNRRGGYTQSASVGGTKLYLRTGEYEDGTLGEIFLDIHKEGAAFRSLLNSFAIAVSMGLQYGVPLEEFCEAFLFTKFEPNGMVTGHDAVKLSTSIIDFVFRDLAISYLGRFELAQVDPERLMNLVDSRRPESPAQGFQQPSDGAVPLFSAAEVAGVPAPEPALATVGAHRQASAAQIAREKGYTGDPCPECGHLTLVRNGACLKCQTCGATTGCS is encoded by the coding sequence ATGAAGATCTCACGCCACTTCACCAAGCAGGGCAGCGATCCCCTGGAGGGCATTCCCTTCGTGCCCCGCACCAGCCGCATCACCAAGCTGGATGGCAAGGTGGTGTTCGAGGCCAAGGATGTGATGGTGCCTGAGAGCTGGTCCCAGGTGGCGGTGGACATCCTGGCCCAGAAGTATTTCAGGCGGAAGGGGATCGACGCCCAGGACGGGGGCGAGACAGACTCCCGGCAGGTCTTCCACCGCCTGGCGGGGTGCTGGCGGCACTGGGGCGAGAGTTTCGGCTACTTCAATGGCAAGGAGGACGCCAAGGCCTTCTATGACGAGCTGACCTACATGCTCGCCAACCAGATGTGCGCCCCCAACTCCCCCCAGTGGTTCAACACCGGGCTGCACTTCGCCTACGGCATCGCCGGGCCGGCCCAGGGGCACAGCTACGTGGACCCCAAGACCGGGGAGCTGACCCGGTCCACCAGTGCCTATGAGCGGCCTCAGCCCCACGCCTGCTTCATCCAGAGTGTCCAGGATGACCTGGTGAACCCCGGGGGCATCATGGACCTCTGGGAGCGGGAGGCCCGCATCTTCAAGTACGGCTCCGGCACCGGCTCCAACTACTCCAAGATCCGCGGTGCCGAGGAGCCCCTCTCCGGGGGCGGTCGATCCTCCGGCCTCATGAGCTTCCTCCAGGTGGGCGACCGGGCGGCTGGTGCCATCAAGTCCGGAGGGACCACCCGCCGGGCCGCCAAGATGGTCTGCCTGGACCTGGACCACCCCGACATCGAGCCCTTCATCCTCTGGAAGGTGAACGAAGAGCGCAAGGTCACGATGCTGGCCGCCGGCAGCCAGATGATGGCCCGCCACTGGAACGCCTTCTGTGAGTCCGTCGAAGGGCACCCCGAGCGGGACGCCAACCCCAAGACCAATGAGCGCCTGCGCAAGGCCGTGGCCAAGGCCAAGAAGGACGGGGCCGCCCCCGCCTTTCTCTCCCAGTGCCTCGCACGCCTGGCCCAGGGTGACTTTGACCGCGACATCCACACCTATGACACCAATTGGGACGGTGAGGGCTACGCCACCGTCGCCGGTATGAACTCCAACAACTCCGTGCGGGTGCCCGACGCCTTCATGCGGGCGGTGGAGGCCGATGGCGAGTGGGAGCTGAAGCGCCGGGTGGACGGGAAGGTCAGCAGGACCCTCAAGGCCCGCGATCTCTGGAAGAAGGTCAACTACGCCGCCTGGGCCTGCGCGGACCCCGGGGTGCAGTTCAACACCACCATCAACGACTGGCACACCTGCCCCGAGGATGGTCCCATCAACGCGAGCAATCCCTGCTCGGAGTACATGTTCCTGGACGATACGGCCTGCAACCTGGCCTCTCTGAACCTGTGCGCCTTCCTCACCGATGACGGCGGCTTCGACCTGGAGGGTTACCGCCACGCCATCCGCATCTGGACCATGGTCCTGGAGATCTCGGTGCTCATGGCCCAGTTCCCCAGCGAGACCATCGCCAAGCTGAGCTATGAGTTCCGCACCCTGGGCCTGGGCTACGCCAACCTGGGGGCCATGCTCATGCGCCTGGGCATCCCCTACGACAGCCCCGAGGGCACCCAGTGGTGCGCCGCCCTCACGGCCATCCTGACCGGCGATGCCTATGCCGCCAGTGCCGAGATGGCTGCAGAGCAGGGTCCCTTCCCGGGCTATGAGCGGAACCGCGAGCACATGCTCCGGGTCATCCGGAACCACCGCCGTGCGGCCTACAACGCCGAGGTCTCCGAATACGAGAACCTCTGCATCGCCCCCCAGGGCCTCACCGGTGAAGGGGTGCCCAAGAGCCTGGTCCAGGCCGCCCACCAGTCCTGGGACCGCGCCCTGGAGCTGGGCGAGGCCCACGGCTTCCGCAACGCCCAGGTCTCCGTCCTGGCGCCCACCGGCACCATCGGCCTCCTGATGGACTGCGACACCACGGGGGTCGAGCCCGACTTCGCCCTGGTGAAGTTCAAGAAGCTCGCCGGCGGGGGCTACTTCAAGCTGGTCAACCGGGCCATCCCGGAAGCCCTGGCCCGCCTGGGCTACTCCACCCGCCAGATCCAGGACATCGAGCGCCACGTGGTGGGCTGGCAGGAGATCAGCGACGAGACGCCGGGCATCACCCGCAAGGAGCTGCTGGCCAAGGGCTGGACCCTTGAAGAGCTCACCGCCATCGAGGAGAAGCTGCCCACGGCCTTCGATCCCGCCTTTGCCCTGGATGTGGAGCGTTTGAAGAGGGACTTCAGCGAGTCCGCGGTGGCCACCTTCCTGGAGGCCCTGGCCGGTTCCATGACCGTCGAGGGGGCGCCCCACCTCAAGGTTGAGCACCTGCCCATCTTCGACTGCGCCAACCGCTGCGGCCGCAAGGGGCAGCGCCTCATCGCCCCGCTGGGCCACATCCGCATGATGGGTGCCGCCCAGCCCTTCCTCTCCGGGGCCATCAGCAAGACCATCAACCTCGCCGCCGAGACCTCGATGGAGGAGGTGGGGGACATCTACAAGGCCTCCTGGGAGCTCATGCTCAAGGCCGTGGCCCTCTACCGTGATGGCTCCAAGATGAGCCAGGCCCTGGCCACCAACCTCGAGCAGCTGGATGGGATCGATGTCCTGGAGGACGAGGCCGCCTCCGTGGTGGAGAAGACCCAGGTCATGGCCGAGGCCCTCTCCCATCAGGTGGTCCGCACCTACCGGAAGAAGCTCCCCAACCGCCGCGGCGGCTACACCCAGTCGGCTTCAGTGGGTGGCACCAAGCTCTACCTCCGCACTGGGGAATACGAGGATGGCACCCTCGGCGAGATCTTCCTGGACATCCACAAGGAGGGCGCCGCCTTCCGCTCCCTGCTCAACTCCTTCGCCATCGCCGTGTCCATGGGCCTCCAGTACGGGGTGCCCCTGGAGGAGTTCTGCGAGGCCTTCCTCTTCACCAAGTTCGAGCCCAACGGCATGGTCACCGGCCACGATGCGGTGAAGCTGAGCACCTCCATCATCGACTTCGTCTTCCGGGACCTGGCCATCAGCTACCTCGGCCGCTTCGAGCTGGCCCAGGTGGACCCCGAGCGCCTCATGAACCTGGTGGACAGCCGCCGTCCCGAGAGTCCCGCCCAGGGCTTCCAGCAGCCCAGTGACGGTGCTGTGCCCCTCTTCTCCGCCGCCGAGGTGGCCGGGGTCCCCGCCCCTGAGCCCGCCCTGGCTACCGTGGGCGCCCACCGCCAGGCCAGCGCCGCACAGATCGCCCGGGAAAAGGGCTACACCGGCGATCCCTGCCCCGAGTGCGGCCACCTCACCCTGGTCCGCAACGGCGCCTGCCTGAAGTGCCAGACCTGCGGAGCCACCACCGGCTGCAGCTAA
- a CDS encoding LysR family transcriptional regulator: protein MDIKQLRCFMAVAENLNFTKAANQLFVTQSAVSYQIAGLEKQLDLKLFVRDRHTVQLTAAGEVLYQESKRLVAEFNEAVDKARMTESGMVGRLSIGILSSFKFLPSLIKKFRSSYPSIAVTVTRHSMNQLNDALKSGELDLIFTITFAMASLRNVRSYTFLPDQAAVFVRPDHPLASKERVSILDLKKEPMVHLSADSSASGLDWTEKICRKRGFAPNIVQFTDDLETLLFMIDAGLGITILAKHALGFYPNFKLKAIPLEDADAAIEGICVWKDRTSNPSVPLFLRKLGVINPNDV, encoded by the coding sequence GTGGATATCAAGCAGCTGCGATGCTTCATGGCGGTGGCGGAGAATCTGAACTTCACCAAGGCCGCCAACCAGCTCTTCGTGACCCAGTCCGCCGTCAGCTACCAGATCGCCGGACTCGAGAAGCAGCTCGACCTCAAGCTCTTTGTGCGGGACCGCCACACCGTCCAGCTCACCGCCGCCGGCGAGGTTCTCTACCAGGAGTCCAAACGCCTGGTGGCGGAGTTCAATGAGGCTGTGGACAAGGCCCGCATGACCGAGAGCGGCATGGTGGGCAGGCTCTCCATCGGCATCCTCTCCTCCTTCAAGTTCCTCCCGTCCCTCATCAAGAAATTCCGCTCCAGCTACCCGAGCATCGCGGTGACGGTGACCCGCCACAGCATGAATCAGCTCAATGACGCCCTCAAGTCCGGCGAGCTGGACCTGATCTTCACCATCACCTTTGCCATGGCCAGCCTGCGCAACGTGCGCTCCTACACCTTCCTGCCCGACCAGGCAGCGGTCTTCGTCCGTCCCGACCACCCCCTGGCCAGCAAGGAAAGGGTCTCCATCCTGGACCTCAAGAAGGAGCCCATGGTCCACCTCTCGGCGGACTCCTCCGCCTCAGGTCTGGATTGGACGGAGAAGATCTGCCGCAAGCGGGGCTTCGCCCCCAACATCGTCCAGTTCACCGACGACCTGGAGACCCTGCTCTTCATGATCGACGCCGGCCTGGGCATCACCATCCTGGCCAAGCACGCCCTGGGCTTCTATCCCAACTTCAAGCTCAAGGCCATCCCCCTGGAGGACGCCGACGCCGCCATCGAGGGTATCTGTGTCTGGAAGGACCGCACCAGCAACCCCTCCGTCCCCCTCTTCCTCCGCAAGCTGGGCGTGATCAACCCCAACGATGTCTAG
- a CDS encoding glycine C-acetyltransferase: MKKAFLDHLKQEIRHLKAQGLYKIERTIASPQNPWVKVHGQELLCLCANNYLGLASHPELQKAARAALHSRGFGMASVRFICGTQDLHRELEDKVAHFLGTEDAQLYSSCFDANGAIFDALFDERDAIISDALNHASIIDGIRLCKAQRFRYANSDMADLERQLKAASGARFRLIVTDGVFSMDGFIARLPEICDLADRYDAMVMVDDSHAVGFMGAHGRGTPEHCGVEGRVDILTGTFGKALGGGCGGYIAGKRVVIEWLRQRSRPYLFSNSVPPPIAAATLRAFELLEQEPELMEQVKANGRYFRTAMVAAGFEIPPGEHPIVPVMLHDAPLAQEFARRLLDEGVYVIGFFYPVVPKGKARIRTQMCAAHTREDLDRAIAAFVKVGRDLCVVQ; the protein is encoded by the coding sequence ATGAAGAAGGCTTTCCTGGACCATCTGAAGCAGGAGATCCGGCACCTCAAGGCGCAGGGACTCTACAAGATCGAGCGCACCATCGCCTCGCCCCAGAACCCCTGGGTGAAGGTGCATGGACAGGAGCTGCTCTGCCTCTGCGCCAACAACTACCTGGGTCTGGCCAGCCACCCCGAGCTCCAGAAGGCCGCCCGGGCGGCCCTGCACAGCCGGGGCTTCGGCATGGCCTCTGTGCGCTTCATCTGCGGTACCCAGGATCTGCACCGGGAGCTGGAGGACAAGGTGGCCCACTTCCTGGGCACTGAGGATGCCCAGCTCTATTCCAGCTGCTTCGATGCCAACGGGGCGATCTTCGATGCGCTCTTCGATGAGCGGGACGCCATCATCTCCGACGCCCTCAACCATGCCTCCATCATCGATGGCATCAGGCTCTGCAAGGCCCAGCGCTTCCGTTACGCCAACTCGGACATGGCCGACCTGGAGAGGCAGCTCAAGGCGGCGTCGGGGGCCCGCTTCCGGCTCATCGTCACCGATGGGGTCTTCAGCATGGACGGCTTCATCGCCAGGTTGCCGGAGATCTGCGACCTGGCGGACCGGTACGACGCCATGGTGATGGTGGACGACAGCCATGCTGTGGGCTTCATGGGGGCCCATGGCCGCGGCACCCCGGAGCACTGCGGCGTCGAGGGCAGGGTGGATATCCTCACGGGGACCTTCGGGAAGGCCCTCGGCGGGGGCTGCGGCGGCTATATCGCCGGCAAGCGGGTGGTGATCGAGTGGCTGCGGCAGCGCTCCCGACCCTACCTCTTCTCCAACAGCGTGCCCCCCCCCATCGCCGCGGCCACCCTCAGGGCCTTCGAGCTCCTGGAGCAGGAGCCGGAGCTCATGGAGCAGGTGAAGGCCAACGGTCGCTATTTCCGGACGGCCATGGTGGCGGCGGGCTTCGAGATCCCTCCCGGGGAGCACCCTATTGTGCCCGTCATGCTCCATGATGCGCCCCTGGCCCAGGAGTTCGCCCGGCGTCTGCTGGACGAAGGGGTCTACGTCATCGGCTTCTTCTACCCCGTTGTGCCGAAAGGGAAGGCCAGGATCCGCACCCAGATGTGCGCCGCCCACACTCGGGAGGACCTGGACAGGGCCATCGCGGCCTTCGTCAAGGTGGGCCGGGATCTCTGCGTGGTCCAGTGA
- a CDS encoding class I fructose-bisphosphate aldolase, producing the protein MATARVKEILSWYASDNPGVKANLARIMNTGRLAGTGKFVILPVDQGFEHGPARSFAPNPPAYDPRYHVELAIEAGCNAYAAPLGFLEAIASDYAGEIPLILKLNNSDSLSKVEPCSAVTGAVEDALRLGCAAIGYTIYPGSGDRNVMYEDLRSLIAEAKAVGLPTIVWAYPRGSGLAKEGEQAADVTAYAAQIACQLGAHIVKVKPPKANTYVSEAVKVYEKYALPTGSLRERVAEVVRSAFGGRRIVIFSGGEAKATEDVLAEVREIAAGGGFGSIMGRNAFQRPRAEAIELLHAVMDTYQ; encoded by the coding sequence ATGGCAACAGCCCGCGTGAAGGAAATCCTGTCTTGGTACGCCTCGGACAATCCCGGGGTGAAGGCCAATCTGGCCCGGATCATGAACACCGGTCGTCTGGCGGGAACGGGGAAGTTCGTGATCCTGCCTGTGGATCAGGGCTTCGAGCACGGCCCGGCGCGGAGCTTCGCCCCCAATCCCCCGGCCTATGACCCCCGCTACCACGTCGAGCTGGCCATCGAGGCGGGCTGCAACGCCTACGCCGCTCCCCTGGGCTTCCTGGAGGCCATCGCCTCGGACTATGCCGGAGAGATCCCCCTCATCCTTAAGCTCAACAACAGCGACAGCCTCAGCAAGGTAGAGCCCTGCAGCGCCGTCACCGGCGCGGTGGAGGATGCCCTGCGCCTGGGCTGCGCCGCCATCGGCTACACCATCTACCCCGGTAGTGGTGACCGGAACGTGATGTACGAGGATCTGCGCTCCCTCATCGCCGAGGCCAAAGCGGTGGGGCTTCCGACGATCGTCTGGGCCTATCCCCGGGGCTCGGGCCTGGCCAAGGAGGGGGAGCAGGCGGCGGATGTGACGGCCTACGCCGCCCAGATCGCCTGCCAGCTGGGAGCCCACATCGTGAAGGTGAAGCCCCCCAAGGCCAATACCTATGTCTCCGAGGCCGTCAAGGTATACGAGAAATACGCGCTGCCCACCGGCAGCCTGCGGGAGAGGGTGGCCGAGGTGGTGCGTTCCGCCTTCGGGGGCCGGCGCATTGTCATCTTCTCCGGCGGCGAAGCCAAGGCTACGGAGGATGTGCTGGCAGAGGTCCGGGAGATCGCCGCCGGCGGTGGTTTCGGCTCCATCATGGGCCGCAACGCCTTCCAGCGCCCCCGGGCGGAGGCCATCGAACTGCTCCATGCCGTGATGGATACCTACCAGTAG
- the tdh gene encoding L-threonine 3-dehydrogenase, protein MRALVKKEAGVGLELMEVPRPEPGPNEVRIRIHKTAICGTDMHIWNWDPWSQRTIPIPMHVGHEFMGVVEAVGSAVTAYTGGERVTGEGHIVCGHCRHCRAGMRHLCPHTVGVGVDRPGAFADYLVIPVYNVFPVPDSIPDEVVSILDPFGNATHTALSFNMVGEDVLITGAGPIGTLAVAIARHVGARNIVITDVNDYRLDLARKFGVTRAVNTAREDLRTVMGELGMTEGFDIGLEMSGHPGAFRQLLDTMAHGGRVALLGIFGEEASIDWGKVIFKGLRLKGIYGREMYETWYKMTAMIQSGLDISGIITHRFPVTDYRQAFGVMGSGRSGKIILDWV, encoded by the coding sequence ATGCGTGCTCTGGTGAAGAAGGAAGCAGGCGTCGGACTGGAACTCATGGAGGTGCCCAGGCCCGAGCCCGGGCCCAACGAGGTCCGCATCCGGATCCACAAGACCGCCATCTGCGGGACCGACATGCACATCTGGAACTGGGATCCCTGGTCCCAGCGGACCATTCCCATCCCCATGCACGTGGGGCACGAGTTCATGGGGGTAGTGGAGGCCGTGGGGTCGGCGGTCACGGCCTACACAGGGGGGGAGCGGGTCACCGGTGAAGGCCACATCGTCTGCGGACATTGCCGGCACTGCCGTGCGGGCATGCGCCATCTCTGCCCGCACACTGTCGGCGTGGGCGTGGACCGTCCCGGGGCCTTCGCGGACTACCTGGTGATCCCGGTCTACAACGTCTTCCCGGTTCCCGACTCCATCCCCGACGAGGTCGTCTCCATCCTGGATCCCTTCGGCAATGCCACCCACACGGCCCTCTCCTTCAACATGGTGGGCGAAGATGTGCTCATTACCGGGGCAGGCCCCATCGGAACCCTGGCGGTGGCCATCGCCAGGCACGTGGGGGCGCGGAACATCGTGATCACGGATGTGAACGACTATCGTCTCGATCTGGCACGGAAGTTCGGGGTGACCCGGGCCGTCAACACCGCCCGGGAGGACCTGAGGACGGTGATGGGGGAACTGGGGATGACCGAGGGGTTTGACATCGGTCTGGAGATGAGTGGGCACCCCGGGGCCTTCCGCCAGCTCCTGGACACCATGGCCCACGGGGGCCGGGTGGCCCTGTTGGGGATCTTCGGGGAGGAGGCCTCCATCGACTGGGGCAAGGTCATCTTCAAGGGCCTCCGCCTCAAGGGCATCTATGGCCGGGAGATGTATGAGACCTGGTACAAGATGACCGCCATGATCCAGAGCGGGCTGGACATCAGCGGCATCATCACCCATCGCTTCCCCGTGACCGATTACCGGCAGGCCTTTGGAGTCATGGGTTCCGGGCGGAGTGGCAAGATCATCCTGGACTGGGTGTGA